In one Candidatus Zixiibacteriota bacterium genomic region, the following are encoded:
- a CDS encoding DEAD/DEAH box helicase family protein, with protein sequence MKKSNISWIDTAETGSGEKFQLVSSFSPRGDQPEAIRQLTEGLRRGDRFQTLLGVTGSGKTFSIANVIEQYGRPTLVISHNKTLAAQLYGELRAFFPKNAVEFFISYYDYYQPEAYLPTTDTYIEKDTSMNEDIDRLRLRATASLLERKDVIIVASVSCIYGLGSPQDYKDLLLFLEVGQSIERDAIIRQLIDIHYNRNDIDFSRGNFRVRGDTLELIPAYQETALRIELFGDEIERITEMNPLTGEIITERTRAAIYPAKHFVTTEPQMERAIVEIEAELGARLEEFQSQGKLLEAQRLSSRTKYDLEMLREVGYCSGIENYSRHISGRAPGEPPATLIDFFPKDFLMIIDESHQTVPQIRGMYAGDRSRKEILVEHGFRLPSALDNRPLFFEEFESHIDRVIFVSATPGEY encoded by the coding sequence ATGAAGAAGAGCAATATATCCTGGATTGATACGGCCGAAACCGGGAGTGGTGAAAAATTTCAGCTGGTATCCAGTTTTTCGCCGCGCGGGGACCAGCCGGAAGCGATTAGACAGCTGACAGAAGGCTTGAGAAGAGGTGACCGTTTTCAGACTCTGCTTGGAGTCACCGGCTCCGGGAAGACCTTTTCGATTGCCAACGTTATCGAGCAGTATGGTCGTCCGACCTTGGTGATTTCTCACAATAAGACATTGGCGGCGCAGCTGTACGGCGAATTGCGGGCATTTTTTCCTAAAAATGCGGTGGAGTTCTTCATCAGCTATTATGATTACTACCAGCCGGAGGCATATCTTCCGACCACCGACACATATATAGAAAAAGACACCTCGATGAATGAGGATATCGACCGGCTGCGACTTCGAGCGACAGCCTCGCTGCTGGAACGGAAAGATGTCATTATAGTGGCATCGGTGTCATGTATTTATGGATTGGGCTCGCCGCAGGATTATAAGGACCTGCTTCTGTTTCTGGAGGTGGGACAGTCAATCGAGCGGGATGCGATAATCAGGCAGTTAATTGATATTCATTACAACCGGAACGATATCGATTTTTCTCGCGGCAATTTCCGGGTGCGGGGTGACACTCTGGAATTAATACCGGCTTATCAGGAGACCGCCCTGAGGATTGAATTGTTCGGAGACGAAATTGAGCGAATAACTGAAATGAATCCGCTGACCGGGGAGATAATTACGGAACGAACCCGGGCGGCGATTTATCCCGCCAAGCATTTTGTGACGACAGAGCCGCAGATGGAGCGGGCGATAGTGGAAATCGAAGCCGAACTGGGTGCGCGACTGGAAGAATTCCAGTCCCAGGGAAAACTGCTGGAAGCCCAGCGGTTGTCATCGCGCACCAAATATGACCTGGAGATGCTTAGAGAAGTAGGGTACTGCAGCGGTATAGAGAATTACTCCCGCCATATTTCGGGTCGGGCGCCGGGAGAACCTCCCGCCACCCTGATTGATTTCTTTCCCAAAGATTTTCTGATGATAATAGATGAATCGCACCAGACCGTGCCTCAGATTAGAGGTATGTATGCCGGGGACCGTTCGCGCAAGGAAATCCTGGTGGAGCATGGCTTCAGGCTGCCATCGGCGCTGGATAATCGTCCTTTATTTTTTGAGGAGTTTGAATCGCACATTGACCGGGTGATATTTGTGTCGGCGACTCCCGGGGAGTAT